GCTAGCTGCTGGTCACCGCTGCGATATTCCCGTGTAACTTCCTTTGCAATGAGCATCAGAATCCTGATAGTTGGTGTGCTGGCCGCTTCGGTCGCGTGCAGCCCGGAGCGAAATATGGACAGATCGACTGGTGAATCCCGTGTTACGAGTAACGCGCGGGTCGCCGGCAGTGTTGCGGCAGGAGCTTACGGCGATGCTGCAGGTGGCACTACGGCTGCGGCATCGGGAAAAGTTACTGTGCTGTTCTTCGGAACGAGCCTGACCGCCGGCTACGGGCTTGATCCGTCACTGGCGTTTCCCAATCTGATCGCGCAGAAGGCCGCGGATAGCGGGACTCCAATCGTGTCGGTCAACGCCGGCTTGTCGGGAGAGACTTCGGCGGGAGCGTTGAGGCGGATTGAATGGACGCTGCGGCGGCCAGTGGACGTGGTGGTGGTGGAGACAGGCGGGAACGATGCGCTTCGCGCGCTCGACGCGGACTCGCTCGAGGCGAACCTGCATGCGATCGTCGCGCGGATACGTGCGTTGCGACCTGAAGCGAAGGTTTTGCTGGCGGTGATGGAAGCGCCTCCGAACCTGGGCAGGCGGTACGCGTCGAGCT
The window above is part of the Gemmatimonadaceae bacterium genome. Proteins encoded here:
- a CDS encoding arylesterase, whose protein sequence is MSIRILIVGVLAASVACSPERNMDRSTGESRVTSNARVAGSVAAGAYGDAAGGTTAAASGKVTVLFFGTSLTAGYGLDPSLAFPNLIAQKAADSGTPIVSVNAGLSGETSAGALRRIEWTLRRPVDVVVVETGGNDALRALDADSLEANLHAIVARIRALRPEAKVLLAVMEAPPNLGRRYASSFRKAYADVARAENLTLVPFLLDRVAGHPELNQADGMHPNERGERIVADNVWRSLEPVVREVYLSVEPKR